A region of the Leptospira ryugenii genome:
GCAGCAGCCAAACTCAATTGATCTATGCGTTCCATAAGCAGACGAATCTCTTCTACAACAGACCTTCCATCTCGAAATTCTAGAGGAGCATTGGGTTGGATAACCAAAACTTGTTTCTGTGCCACTGGCTTGACATTGGCCCACTTTCTAAGCAATAGGTATCCATTCGCCCAAAAAAGGAGAAAAAATACTAAAATAGAACTGAAACCAAATAGAATTCGATTTAGCTTTGCATCAAATCTAAGGTGACTTCCGCCAAACAAACGTTTTTTTAATAGTAAGAATCGAGATTTGATCCTTCTATAGGAAAAAACAGAAAACAAAAAATAAGAAAAAGTAAACAACAGAACCGTGAGTCCATATGCACTTGTGTATTCTGCATTTTGGGAGAGGATCAAATTTTCTCCTACGATACTTCCAAAGTACCAAGGGAAAACTTGAGGGGCAATAAATTCGGCAGCTAACATGGAGAATCCGGCTATCCAGGGAAACCATCGCTGCAACCTAGTGACCAAAAAAGAAAAAATGAGTAAGAAAATTGGAAATTTAAAATTTAAGAAGATCCCTGAAAGCACAAAAATTGGAAAGGCCAAAAACCAAGGAAAGCCACCAAACACGGTTACCATGTGGTAAATCCAGTGAAAAGAAACACAATAAAAGACAATCGCAAAACCAAAGCCATGGAAAACTAAAGCGGACCAATCCCCCCTATACCTCTTCTCAATGGCAAAGAGTCCGATTGGGGCAAGCCAAACAAAATAGGATTGGGAAAAGGGAGCGAAGGCGAGCTGTGCAAAAACTGCAGTCGAGAGATAACAGAATAAGGAGTAAGCACCTTTCTTTGAGATTAAAAACCGAAAGAATTGTTTCATACTCCCCACTCTATCTGAAAAAGTTTACGATTTGTTGTAGTTGTTGTTACCGTTTTGTACTTTTGTAAAAATCATCTTTCCTGCGGCAGTTTGAATGATGGAAGTTACTACAACTCTAACTTCTTTGTTCACAAGGTGGCCACCATTTTCGATGACGACCATAGTACCGTCTTCCAAATACCCAATCCCTTGGTTTTCGTCTTTTCCTTCTTTGATGACAGAAATTGGAAATTCTTCTCCAGGCAAGACAACAGGCTTCAAGGCATTTGCTAGGTTGTTTAAATTTAAGACTCGAACACCTTGTAATTCTGCCACCTTATTCAGGTTAAAGTCATTTGTTACGACGGCGGCACCAGTGTCTCTCGCCAACTTCACTAGTTTTGCATCTACCTCGCGGGTATCTGAATAATCCGTATAGGTAATCTTTACTTCGATGGAGCCTTTTCTTTGGAGTTTGTTTAACATTTCCAAACCTCTTCTTCCTCTTGCCCGTTTGATAGGGTCTGAGGAATCCGAAATCAGCTGTATCTCACGTAAGACAAAGTTGGGAAGGATGAGTGGACCGTCGAGGAAGTGGGTGTCTGCAATGTCCAAGATCCGCCCATCAATGACCACAGAGGTATCTAAAATCTTTTCCTTGGGTTGTGAACTAGAGCCCTCTAGACCAGGGATGGCAAAGCTTGTGCCTGAACTGGCACCGACTCCACCTCCGCCAAAGATGGCAAGGCCTGGTTTTTTTGCAAAACTTAGGCCTACTTTAACTCCCGTTACAAACAGAAGGAAAGCCAAAGTAATGGAGGCAGGCTTCCAGCCATAGTCATTCAGAAGACTTGCTGGATACGAAGCGAGACCCAAGCCAAGAAGCCCAAAGAGTGATGCAAGCAAGAGAGTATCTGCTTTTACTTCCGGGTAGAGTTTCTTCTCACCGAATGCCAGAACCACAGTGTAAATAAGAACCAATCCGGACAAAGAAAGCGAAAGAATCAAATTCTGAGATTCCGCATACAGGAACAAATAAGAGGCCAAACCGACTACAATAGAGCCGATGGCCGAAAGGAGTTTTCTCATATCTCAAACCTTTTTAGCCAAAAAAATTTGAGTAGGTACGGAAGTTTACTCTAAATCTAAATCATCCTCTTCTTTTGGAGGAGGTGGTGGTGCCAAACCTTGGACAGATGCCGCTAACACGTCAGAAACAATGTTTCCTGCTTCCTCTTGAGATACCCCTTTGCTAAGGGCAATTTCCATCTTTACTAAGTTGTAGGCACTTTCGTAGAGCTTTCGCTCCATAATCGAGAGTTCTTTTCCATACGCCCTTTTGTAAAGATTCCGGCAGACATCCGCTACTTCAAAGATAGAACCAGATTTGATCTTGTTCATGTTGTTTTGGTAGCGAACTTTCCAATCTTCTTCCGTGTCGATTTCATCCTTTTTCAGGAGAGTGAGAACCTTTTTGATCTCTTTTTTATCAATAATCGACCGGATGCCAACCTCAACGGCACGCTCTACAGGAATCATGACCTTCATCTTGGAACCTTGAATTTCCATGATGTAACAGTCCTTCTTCTTCCCCAGAATGACTTTTTTGCCAACTTCTGTGACTTCGCCCACTCCATGGATCGGATAGACTACATAGTCCCCTACCTTGAATTTGGGCTCTTTGGTTTTTTCGTTTGTTTTCTTAATAGCCAAGTAAGTATAATAACTTCCGTAAATACTCTTATCCTAAGTATAACCTGGAAAAAGTGGAATGTCAAGGCGATGGGTAAAAATTAACTTAAAATCGAATTGTTTTTACCATTGCATCACCAGAATACGGGATCTGGCGGCTGATCCTATCCAAGGCTTCGCGAGCATCTTCCATGCGGTAAAAGTATCCTGCGTATAATTTTCCGGTAGAGGTACGAAAGATCCTACCTTGGAGGCTGGGATCTGCTTGCATCAACTGTTTGCCTAGCTTTCCTGCCTCTTCGGGCGAAAAATTGCCAATCTGTACCATGTAGTTGATTTGGTCATTCTTGGGAGGAAATTTAAGTCCCGGGACTAGGGAAGAAGCAGTTTCTGGGCTAGGTTCCGTTGGCTTTTCTACTTCAGTAGCAGTTTCTGTAGCCATCGGCCTTCCAACATTGGAAAACGATCTTTCGGATTGGGAAGCAAAGCTTCTTTCCTTTTGGGACATTTGGATCCCCACAACCATTCCTGCAGTGAATAATAAAATAGCGCCGATCAAGAGTACAAATGCTGATTTAGGCTTGGTCCGTTGTGAGTGGTGTATGTATCCCTGGCTAGGTGAGGACTCATATGGGTCGGCTGGGCTGTATCCAAGATTGCCTCTCAGTCTTCGTGAATAATCTATATTTTGCATGGACTTCCCAATTCTCTTTTCTCTAACAATCGGTTCAAAAAGTGCAAAAATCGATTTCTTTTTTTAGAAGGCATAGACAAAGGGAGGAAAATGAAAAACCCGAGGAGACCGTAAGCACGCTCGGGTTTTCTTCCATTGGGAATCTGTCTTTCCTAGGGGAAGTTTAGAAGTATTTGGTACCTTCAAATCCTAAACTAGGAAGGATTCTAGTGATGATATCCACCATGGAAAAAGCAAAGAGAAGTGCTAGGAAACCAAATGCAGAAAGAAAGATGACTCTGTTGAGCATATTGTCATACTTTAAGTGCATGAAGTAAGCTAAAACGAAGAAAGCTTTCACTGATGCAACTCCCATAGCAACAACCATATTCAATTTTCCAAGGTCAACATAGGAGACAGCAACGGTGATTACTGTTCCGACAAAAAGGGCCATCAAAACAAGGGCATAGGTTCCAATGGAAATGATGTGGTGCTCATGCTCCTCTTCTTCCTCTCCATCTCCATCTTCTACCCACATAGAGGCAGACGCATGGTCTTCCTTATGGTCCTCATCGCCTAAGACAAATTTCAATAATTTGCTGTCTTTGTTCTCTTCTCTAAACTTCTTGAATCGGTCTGTCTGGAAAAACTGAGAGAACCAGTTCCAGATAAAGCCACCAATGGTTGCCGTTGCAATGCCAGGAGCAAAGATTCCAAAACCAAGCACTGGAGTAAAAACCGCAACTAAGGCAATGAAGTAGAGTGCGTAATTGATAACGTATTCCATTCTAAATTCCTTTTAACCTACAAGATAGAGCAATGGGAAGAGGTAGATCCATACTAAGTCGACCACGTGCCAGAACAAACCAACACCTTCTACGACTGTATAGTATTCAGGTCCAACTTTTCTTCGGATAGTTTTGATCATCACCCAAAAGATCAAAATCATACCAGCTACCACGTGTACCCCGTGTAAGCCCGTCATTACGAAATAAAAACCAAAGAACATTTCCCATTTAGGACGAGAAATGATGTTTTTTAGTTTCTCAGCTTCTTCCGGACCCACATGGTTTTTCTCTTGGAGGCTTTTGTCTTTCAAGAGGGCACCAATTTTGGATTCACAGGTATCCCTCTGAGCACCTTTGCCACAGGAAGGGTCTACAAGCGAAAACTTGCCAGGAACGGTTCCTACATGGATTTTGTGTGAATACTCGAAGTATTTCACAACCATGAAGATACCCCCACAAACAAGGGTAATCGCCAACATAATGGTAGCTAGTCGGTGGATGCCTCTTTGCACATAGTTGATCGCGGCAGCCATCGTAAATGAAGAAATCAAAAGCACAACGGTGTTTAAGCCACCGAAAATCTTATTCAAGGAATCCGAGCCGTTTTTGAAAACAGAAGGATACAAAGAATGATAGATGAGATACCCGACGAAAAGTCCGCCGAACATCAAAATCTCTGTGCAAAGAAAGAGCCAAATCCCTTGTTTGGATGAGGCATATTGGTGCTCAGCACTCTTGAAGTGGTGCTGGTGGTGGAATTCGCTTGAAGAACTAACGGAAGTCATATGGGCCTGCAGTTACAGTTGGTGTATCGATAAAATTTTCATGAGGAGGAGGAGAACTAGTCTGCCATTCCAGAGTCTTAGCACCCCAAGGATTGTCAGAGGCTTTTTCACCCCAAATCATTCCATGGAGGATGGTCGCAAGACCGATCAAA
Encoded here:
- a CDS encoding PIN/TRAM domain-containing protein, encoding MRKLLSAIGSIVVGLASYLFLYAESQNLILSLSLSGLVLIYTVVLAFGEKKLYPEVKADTLLLASLFGLLGLGLASYPASLLNDYGWKPASITLAFLLFVTGVKVGLSFAKKPGLAIFGGGGVGASSGTSFAIPGLEGSSSQPKEKILDTSVVIDGRILDIADTHFLDGPLILPNFVLREIQLISDSSDPIKRARGRRGLEMLNKLQRKGSIEVKITYTDYSDTREVDAKLVKLARDTGAAVVTNDFNLNKVAELQGVRVLNLNNLANALKPVVLPGEEFPISVIKEGKDENQGIGYLEDGTMVVIENGGHLVNKEVRVVVTSIIQTAAGKMIFTKVQNGNNNYNKS
- a CDS encoding CarD family transcriptional regulator, which codes for MAIKKTNEKTKEPKFKVGDYVVYPIHGVGEVTEVGKKVILGKKKDCYIMEIQGSKMKVMIPVERAVEVGIRSIIDKKEIKKVLTLLKKDEIDTEEDWKVRYQNNMNKIKSGSIFEVADVCRNLYKRAYGKELSIMERKLYESAYNLVKMEIALSKGVSQEEAGNIVSDVLAASVQGLAPPPPPKEEDDLDLE
- a CDS encoding SPOR domain-containing protein, which produces MQNIDYSRRLRGNLGYSPADPYESSPSQGYIHHSQRTKPKSAFVLLIGAILLFTAGMVVGIQMSQKERSFASQSERSFSNVGRPMATETATEVEKPTEPSPETASSLVPGLKFPPKNDQINYMVQIGNFSPEEAGKLGKQLMQADPSLQGRIFRTSTGKLYAGYFYRMEDAREALDRISRQIPYSGDAMVKTIRF
- a CDS encoding cytochrome C oxidase subunit IV family protein codes for the protein MEYVINYALYFIALVAVFTPVLGFGIFAPGIATATIGGFIWNWFSQFFQTDRFKKFREENKDSKLLKFVLGDEDHKEDHASASMWVEDGDGEEEEEHEHHIISIGTYALVLMALFVGTVITVAVSYVDLGKLNMVVAMGVASVKAFFVLAYFMHLKYDNMLNRVIFLSAFGFLALLFAFSMVDIITRILPSLGFEGTKYF
- a CDS encoding cytochrome c oxidase subunit 3 family protein gives rise to the protein MTSVSSSSEFHHQHHFKSAEHQYASSKQGIWLFLCTEILMFGGLFVGYLIYHSLYPSVFKNGSDSLNKIFGGLNTVVLLISSFTMAAAINYVQRGIHRLATIMLAITLVCGGIFMVVKYFEYSHKIHVGTVPGKFSLVDPSCGKGAQRDTCESKIGALLKDKSLQEKNHVGPEEAEKLKNIISRPKWEMFFGFYFVMTGLHGVHVVAGMILIFWVMIKTIRRKVGPEYYTVVEGVGLFWHVVDLVWIYLFPLLYLVG